In Populus trichocarpa isolate Nisqually-1 chromosome 12, P.trichocarpa_v4.1, whole genome shotgun sequence, a genomic segment contains:
- the LOC18096607 gene encoding uncharacterized protein LOC18096607 isoform X3 — protein MASPTPSLLSQIPMENQKQELLPDEEEEVLSLRRHCSSSDDDGGNNNNNTTSANTALLVDIFSTNGNENANETRIGSLISSSSNNNLNEDSETPKVGVSSPCTVSPHKHSGDDDKDKDESEERAHHLNSVYFDQHHGIWKCHHCNWTYCVGTPCFDHKECSHTHTHTHTHSLINLKNFNQQQPCLVFGTKGADSINGASGVNCGGVTCSVSDTSPRYAEVLVKNSEIQKSLVKDDNLQLGENMDNEGFSGSGLTPLEDTFEEHNFKSKPSDSETRVVGDLDLIEEIDQEMTEFDVEKVLEKQNTHDLYCPNCNSCITRRVILRRRRWKNRNARRKPKHAKVDTIVPSESNGNSTYSDANSADSASGPGHDIANICSNDSPTSAVNDHNCDREPDVFRCLSCFSFFIPAGNGFKLFRVSSTENENVQDPQKISTANTNWFFSIFATHKRKTTTEQGNAAVDHTQVRGMNQDASSGSPNNFTSSNGNDHSVMPHAERTIVKTGEHPESSYSKPHQSGAESLNPSTMEPLLLDKSPQGINLKSNLTSRNGILADQNAPLLSVDLPSVESSSIAGILNNMGGASLKPGMGIVSSSRETKFNETALISAREKSGDAAGNSGSMEGLKENAPFRPQGGVNLPEYSTSKSLIPEQSEIQIKEKFNMAKGNEKPLQNGQASSTQGTSLSSQLYSEGGFINDAALKHHEVGKGSLNSLSQGTSRPEKEKVNIGENEVNAMENKNIGNDVIVTIEKEPPKRGDSEIVCIDSVEPTSLLNSTNQTNASERKGAGVGESWQWEILKSIVYGGLIESITSLGVVSSAAGAGAGTLNILALGLANLIGGLFIIGHNLVDLKNDRSNQVNEQEDRYQETLGRRDNFSLHATLSILSFLIFGLLPPVMYGFSFRKSDDRDLKLAAVDGASLFYIILLAIGKAHIQRKQPKPYISTVLYFFCIGLMASGASYVVGDLISKLLQKISGFESNLPFPELKTWASY, from the exons ATGGCATCCCCTACTCCCTCCCTCCTTAGCCAAATACCAATGGAAAATCAGAAACAAGAATTGTTGCCCGATGAGGAGGAGGAAGTGCTGTCTCTTCGAAGGCATTGCAGCAGCAGCGACGACGACGGcggcaacaacaacaacaacacaacTTCTGCAAACACTGCTCTGCTCGttgatattttttctaccaATGGTAATGAAAATGCAAATGAAACTAGAATTGGTAGCCttatcagcagcagcagcaataacAATCTTAACGAGGACTCAGAGACTCCGAAAGTAGGAGTATCATCACCCTGTACTGTATCTCCGCATAAACACAGTGGGGATGATGATAAGGACAAGGATGAGAGTGAAGAGAGAGCCCATCACCTAAACAGCGTTTACTTTGACCAACACCATG GAATATGGAAATGTCACCACTGCAATTGGACCTACTGCGTTGGAACTCCCTGTTTTGATCATAAAGAGTGCTcgcacacgcacacgcacactCACACGCACAGCCTCATAAATctcaaaaattttaatcaacAGCAACCATGTTTGGTTTTTGGAACTAAAG GTGCTGATTCCATTAATGGAGCTTCTGGCGTGAACTGTGGTGGTGTTACATGTTCTGTTTCGGACACAAGTCCCAGATATGCGGAAGTCCTTGTAAAGAATTCTGAGATTCAGAAAAGTCTAGTCAAGGATGACAACCTTCAATTAGGGGAAAATATGGATAATGAAGGGTTTTCTGGTTCAGGTCTTACACCTTTAGAAGACACATTCGaagaacacaattttaaatcaaaaccttCTGACAGTGAAACTAGAGTAGTTGGAGATTTGGACTTGATAGAAGAAATAGACCAGGAAATGACAGAATTCGATGTTGAGAAGGTGTTAGAGAAGCAGAATACACATGATTTGTATTGCCCTAACTGTAATTCCTGTATTACAAGAAGGGTTATCCTTCGTAGAAGAAGATGGAAGAATCGAAATGCACGTCGTAAACCAAAACACGCCAAAGTTGACACAATTGTTCCCTCTGAATCGAATGGCAATTCTACCTATTCAGATGCCAATTCTGCTGATTCAGCCAGTGGTCCGGGTCATGATATAGCTAACATTTGTTCAAACGATAGCCCAACATCTGCAGTCAATGATCATAATTGCGATAGAGAACCAGATGTATTCAGATGCTTATCATGCTTCAGCTTCTTTATTCCTGCAG ggaatggttttaaattgtttCGGGTATCATCCACTGAGAATGAAAATGTTCAAGATCCTCAGAAGATATCAACAGCCAACACAAATTGGTTCTTCTCTATTTTTGCAACTCATAAGAGGAAAACAACCACTGAGCAAG GTAATGCTGCAGTGGACCATACTCAAGTACGTGGAATGAATCAGGACGCCTCATCAGGCTCCCCCAACAATTTTACATCCTCAAATGGAAATGATCATTCTGTAATGCCACATGCTGAAAGAACTATAGTCAAAACGGGAGAACATCCAGAAAGTTCTTATTCTAAGCCTCACCAAAGTGGAGCAGAATCTCTGAATCCTTCAACAATGGAGCCTTTATTGCTTGATAAATCACCACAAGGAATAAACCTGAAGTCCAATTTGACATCTAGGAATGGGATACTTGCAGATCAAAATGCTCCTCTCCTTTCTGTTGATTTACCATCGGTTGAATCCTCTTCAATTGCaggaatattaaataatatgggAGGTGCATCTCTTAAACCTGGAATGGGGATTGTAAGTTCCTCAAGGGaaacaaaattcaatgaaaCTGCATTGATCAGTGCTAGAGAGAAATCAGGTGATGCAGCTGGAAACTCAG GTAGCATGGAAGGTCTAAAGGAAAATGCACCGTTTAGACCTCAAGGTGGAGTGAATCTTCCAGAGTATTCAACTTCCAAATCTTTAATCCCTGAGCAGTCAGAGAtacaaataaaagagaaattcaACATGGCAAAAGGGAATGAAAAACCTTTACAAAATGGCCAGGCCTCGTCAACACAAGGAACTTCATTGTCCTCTCAATTATATTCTGAAGGAGGATTTATAAATGATGCTGCTTTGAAACACCATGAAGTAGGAAAAGGTTCTCTAAATTCTTTGAGCCAAGGAACCTCAAGGCCTGAAAAAGAGAAAGTCAATATAGGAGAAAATGAAGTTAATGCtatggaaaacaaaaatatag GGAATGATGTCATAGTCACCATTGAAAAAGAGCCACCAAAACGTGGAGATTCTGAGATTGTCTGTATTGATTCAGTGGAACCTACAAGCTTGCTGAACAGTACGAACCAGACAAATGCGAGTGAACGAAAAGGTGCTGGAGTAGGTGAATCCTGGCAATGGGAGATTTTAAAAAGCATTGTATATGGTGGTTTAATAGAATCAATTACAAGTCTAGGTGTAGTGTCTTCtgctgctggtgctggtgctggaaCTT TGAACATTTTAGCACTTGGCTTGGCAAATTTGATAGGAGGGCTTTTCATAATTGGTCATAAT CTTGTGGATCTGAAAAATGATCGTTCCAATCAAGTGAATGAGCAGGAGGATCGATACCAAGAAACACTAGGACGAAGGGACAACTTTTCGTTACATGCAACACTATCTATTTTATCATTCCTTATTTTTGGGCTACTGCCTCCTGTCATGTATGGATTCTCGTTTCGGAAGAGTGATGATAGAGATCTCAAGCTTGCAGCAGTTGATGGGGCCTCCCTTTTTTACATCATATTGCTTGCTATAGGTAAGGCCCACATTCAGAGGAAGCAGCCCAAGCCATACATCAGCACTGTATTATACTTCTTCTGCATTGGGCTTATGGCCTCGGGCGCTTCTTATGTAGTTGGGGACCTCATCAGTAAGCTATTGCAGAAAATAAGTGGGTTTGAGTCTAACTTGCCCTTTCCGGAGTTGAAAACATGGGCATCTTATTGA
- the LOC18096607 gene encoding uncharacterized protein LOC18096607 isoform X1, with the protein MASPTPSLLSQIPMENQKQELLPDEEEEVLSLRRHCSSSDDDGGNNNNNTTSANTALLVDIFSTNGNENANETRIGSLISSSSNNNLNEDSETPKVGVSSPCTVSPHKHSGDDDKDKDESEERAHHLNSVYFDQHHGIWKCHHCNWTYCVGTPCFDHKECSHTHTHTHTHSLINLKNFNQQQPCLVFGTKGADSINGASGVNCGGVTCSVSDTSPRYAEVLVKNSEIQKSLVKDDNLQLGENMDNEGFSGSGLTPLEDTFEEHNFKSKPSDSETRVVGDLDLIEEIDQEMTEFDVEKVLEKQNTHDLYCPNCNSCITRRVILRRRRWKNRNARRKPKHAKVDTIVPSESNGNSTYSDANSADSASGPGHDIANICSNDSPTSAVNDHNCDREPDVFRCLSCFSFFIPAGNGFKLFRVSSTENENVQDPQKISTANTNWFFSIFATHKRKTTTEQGNAAVDHTQVRGMNQDASSGSPNNFTSSNGNDHSVMPHAERTIVKTGEHPESSYSKPHQSGAESLNPSTMEPLLLDKSPQGINLKSNLTSRNGILADQNAPLLSVDLPSVESSSIAGILNNMGGASLKPGMGIVSSSRETKFNETALISAREKSGDAAGNSGGSLMNHAIMDTAQLLPYSSGSMEGLKENAPFRPQGGVNLPEYSTSKSLIPEQSEIQIKEKFNMAKGNEKPLQNGQASSTQGTSLSSQLYSEGGFINDAALKHHEVGKGSLNSLSQGTSRPEKEKVNIGENEVNAMENKNIGNDVIVTIEKEPPKRGDSEIVCIDSVEPTSLLNSTNQTNASERKGAGVGESWQWEILKSIVYGGLIESITSLGVVSSAAGAGAGTLNILALGLANLIGGLFIIGHNLVDLKNDRSNQVNEQEDRYQETLGRRDNFSLHATLSILSFLIFGLLPPVMYGFSFRKSDDRDLKLAAVDGASLFYIILLAIGKAHIQRKQPKPYISTVLYFFCIGLMASGASYVVGDLISKLLQKISGFESNLPFPELKTWASY; encoded by the exons ATGGCATCCCCTACTCCCTCCCTCCTTAGCCAAATACCAATGGAAAATCAGAAACAAGAATTGTTGCCCGATGAGGAGGAGGAAGTGCTGTCTCTTCGAAGGCATTGCAGCAGCAGCGACGACGACGGcggcaacaacaacaacaacacaacTTCTGCAAACACTGCTCTGCTCGttgatattttttctaccaATGGTAATGAAAATGCAAATGAAACTAGAATTGGTAGCCttatcagcagcagcagcaataacAATCTTAACGAGGACTCAGAGACTCCGAAAGTAGGAGTATCATCACCCTGTACTGTATCTCCGCATAAACACAGTGGGGATGATGATAAGGACAAGGATGAGAGTGAAGAGAGAGCCCATCACCTAAACAGCGTTTACTTTGACCAACACCATG GAATATGGAAATGTCACCACTGCAATTGGACCTACTGCGTTGGAACTCCCTGTTTTGATCATAAAGAGTGCTcgcacacgcacacgcacactCACACGCACAGCCTCATAAATctcaaaaattttaatcaacAGCAACCATGTTTGGTTTTTGGAACTAAAG GTGCTGATTCCATTAATGGAGCTTCTGGCGTGAACTGTGGTGGTGTTACATGTTCTGTTTCGGACACAAGTCCCAGATATGCGGAAGTCCTTGTAAAGAATTCTGAGATTCAGAAAAGTCTAGTCAAGGATGACAACCTTCAATTAGGGGAAAATATGGATAATGAAGGGTTTTCTGGTTCAGGTCTTACACCTTTAGAAGACACATTCGaagaacacaattttaaatcaaaaccttCTGACAGTGAAACTAGAGTAGTTGGAGATTTGGACTTGATAGAAGAAATAGACCAGGAAATGACAGAATTCGATGTTGAGAAGGTGTTAGAGAAGCAGAATACACATGATTTGTATTGCCCTAACTGTAATTCCTGTATTACAAGAAGGGTTATCCTTCGTAGAAGAAGATGGAAGAATCGAAATGCACGTCGTAAACCAAAACACGCCAAAGTTGACACAATTGTTCCCTCTGAATCGAATGGCAATTCTACCTATTCAGATGCCAATTCTGCTGATTCAGCCAGTGGTCCGGGTCATGATATAGCTAACATTTGTTCAAACGATAGCCCAACATCTGCAGTCAATGATCATAATTGCGATAGAGAACCAGATGTATTCAGATGCTTATCATGCTTCAGCTTCTTTATTCCTGCAG ggaatggttttaaattgtttCGGGTATCATCCACTGAGAATGAAAATGTTCAAGATCCTCAGAAGATATCAACAGCCAACACAAATTGGTTCTTCTCTATTTTTGCAACTCATAAGAGGAAAACAACCACTGAGCAAG GTAATGCTGCAGTGGACCATACTCAAGTACGTGGAATGAATCAGGACGCCTCATCAGGCTCCCCCAACAATTTTACATCCTCAAATGGAAATGATCATTCTGTAATGCCACATGCTGAAAGAACTATAGTCAAAACGGGAGAACATCCAGAAAGTTCTTATTCTAAGCCTCACCAAAGTGGAGCAGAATCTCTGAATCCTTCAACAATGGAGCCTTTATTGCTTGATAAATCACCACAAGGAATAAACCTGAAGTCCAATTTGACATCTAGGAATGGGATACTTGCAGATCAAAATGCTCCTCTCCTTTCTGTTGATTTACCATCGGTTGAATCCTCTTCAATTGCaggaatattaaataatatgggAGGTGCATCTCTTAAACCTGGAATGGGGATTGTAAGTTCCTCAAGGGaaacaaaattcaatgaaaCTGCATTGATCAGTGCTAGAGAGAAATCAGGTGATGCAGCTGGAAACTCAG GTGGGTCTTTAATGAACCATGCTATCATGGATACTGCTCAACTGTTACCATACTCTTCAGGTAGCATGGAAGGTCTAAAGGAAAATGCACCGTTTAGACCTCAAGGTGGAGTGAATCTTCCAGAGTATTCAACTTCCAAATCTTTAATCCCTGAGCAGTCAGAGAtacaaataaaagagaaattcaACATGGCAAAAGGGAATGAAAAACCTTTACAAAATGGCCAGGCCTCGTCAACACAAGGAACTTCATTGTCCTCTCAATTATATTCTGAAGGAGGATTTATAAATGATGCTGCTTTGAAACACCATGAAGTAGGAAAAGGTTCTCTAAATTCTTTGAGCCAAGGAACCTCAAGGCCTGAAAAAGAGAAAGTCAATATAGGAGAAAATGAAGTTAATGCtatggaaaacaaaaatatag GGAATGATGTCATAGTCACCATTGAAAAAGAGCCACCAAAACGTGGAGATTCTGAGATTGTCTGTATTGATTCAGTGGAACCTACAAGCTTGCTGAACAGTACGAACCAGACAAATGCGAGTGAACGAAAAGGTGCTGGAGTAGGTGAATCCTGGCAATGGGAGATTTTAAAAAGCATTGTATATGGTGGTTTAATAGAATCAATTACAAGTCTAGGTGTAGTGTCTTCtgctgctggtgctggtgctggaaCTT TGAACATTTTAGCACTTGGCTTGGCAAATTTGATAGGAGGGCTTTTCATAATTGGTCATAAT CTTGTGGATCTGAAAAATGATCGTTCCAATCAAGTGAATGAGCAGGAGGATCGATACCAAGAAACACTAGGACGAAGGGACAACTTTTCGTTACATGCAACACTATCTATTTTATCATTCCTTATTTTTGGGCTACTGCCTCCTGTCATGTATGGATTCTCGTTTCGGAAGAGTGATGATAGAGATCTCAAGCTTGCAGCAGTTGATGGGGCCTCCCTTTTTTACATCATATTGCTTGCTATAGGTAAGGCCCACATTCAGAGGAAGCAGCCCAAGCCATACATCAGCACTGTATTATACTTCTTCTGCATTGGGCTTATGGCCTCGGGCGCTTCTTATGTAGTTGGGGACCTCATCAGTAAGCTATTGCAGAAAATAAGTGGGTTTGAGTCTAACTTGCCCTTTCCGGAGTTGAAAACATGGGCATCTTATTGA
- the LOC18096607 gene encoding uncharacterized protein LOC18096607 isoform X5: MASPTPSLLSQIPMENQKQELLPDEEEEVLSLRRHCSSSDDDGGNNNNNTTSANTALLVDIFSTNGNENANETRIGSLISSSSNNNLNEDSETPKVGVSSPCTVSPHKHSGDDDKDKDESEERAHHLNSVYFDQHHGADSINGASGVNCGGVTCSVSDTSPRYAEVLVKNSEIQKSLVKDDNLQLGENMDNEGFSGSGLTPLEDTFEEHNFKSKPSDSETRVVGDLDLIEEIDQEMTEFDVEKVLEKQNTHDLYCPNCNSCITRRVILRRRRWKNRNARRKPKHAKVDTIVPSESNGNSTYSDANSADSASGPGHDIANICSNDSPTSAVNDHNCDREPDVFRCLSCFSFFIPAGNGFKLFRVSSTENENVQDPQKISTANTNWFFSIFATHKRKTTTEQGNAAVDHTQVRGMNQDASSGSPNNFTSSNGNDHSVMPHAERTIVKTGEHPESSYSKPHQSGAESLNPSTMEPLLLDKSPQGINLKSNLTSRNGILADQNAPLLSVDLPSVESSSIAGILNNMGGASLKPGMGIVSSSRETKFNETALISAREKSGDAAGNSGGSLMNHAIMDTAQLLPYSSGSMEGLKENAPFRPQGGVNLPEYSTSKSLIPEQSEIQIKEKFNMAKGNEKPLQNGQASSTQGTSLSSQLYSEGGFINDAALKHHEVGKGSLNSLSQGTSRPEKEKVNIGENEVNAMENKNIGNDVIVTIEKEPPKRGDSEIVCIDSVEPTSLLNSTNQTNASERKGAGVGESWQWEILKSIVYGGLIESITSLGVVSSAAGAGAGTLNILALGLANLIGGLFIIGHNLVDLKNDRSNQVNEQEDRYQETLGRRDNFSLHATLSILSFLIFGLLPPVMYGFSFRKSDDRDLKLAAVDGASLFYIILLAIGKAHIQRKQPKPYISTVLYFFCIGLMASGASYVVGDLISKLLQKISGFESNLPFPELKTWASY; this comes from the exons ATGGCATCCCCTACTCCCTCCCTCCTTAGCCAAATACCAATGGAAAATCAGAAACAAGAATTGTTGCCCGATGAGGAGGAGGAAGTGCTGTCTCTTCGAAGGCATTGCAGCAGCAGCGACGACGACGGcggcaacaacaacaacaacacaacTTCTGCAAACACTGCTCTGCTCGttgatattttttctaccaATGGTAATGAAAATGCAAATGAAACTAGAATTGGTAGCCttatcagcagcagcagcaataacAATCTTAACGAGGACTCAGAGACTCCGAAAGTAGGAGTATCATCACCCTGTACTGTATCTCCGCATAAACACAGTGGGGATGATGATAAGGACAAGGATGAGAGTGAAGAGAGAGCCCATCACCTAAACAGCGTTTACTTTGACCAACACCATG GTGCTGATTCCATTAATGGAGCTTCTGGCGTGAACTGTGGTGGTGTTACATGTTCTGTTTCGGACACAAGTCCCAGATATGCGGAAGTCCTTGTAAAGAATTCTGAGATTCAGAAAAGTCTAGTCAAGGATGACAACCTTCAATTAGGGGAAAATATGGATAATGAAGGGTTTTCTGGTTCAGGTCTTACACCTTTAGAAGACACATTCGaagaacacaattttaaatcaaaaccttCTGACAGTGAAACTAGAGTAGTTGGAGATTTGGACTTGATAGAAGAAATAGACCAGGAAATGACAGAATTCGATGTTGAGAAGGTGTTAGAGAAGCAGAATACACATGATTTGTATTGCCCTAACTGTAATTCCTGTATTACAAGAAGGGTTATCCTTCGTAGAAGAAGATGGAAGAATCGAAATGCACGTCGTAAACCAAAACACGCCAAAGTTGACACAATTGTTCCCTCTGAATCGAATGGCAATTCTACCTATTCAGATGCCAATTCTGCTGATTCAGCCAGTGGTCCGGGTCATGATATAGCTAACATTTGTTCAAACGATAGCCCAACATCTGCAGTCAATGATCATAATTGCGATAGAGAACCAGATGTATTCAGATGCTTATCATGCTTCAGCTTCTTTATTCCTGCAG ggaatggttttaaattgtttCGGGTATCATCCACTGAGAATGAAAATGTTCAAGATCCTCAGAAGATATCAACAGCCAACACAAATTGGTTCTTCTCTATTTTTGCAACTCATAAGAGGAAAACAACCACTGAGCAAG GTAATGCTGCAGTGGACCATACTCAAGTACGTGGAATGAATCAGGACGCCTCATCAGGCTCCCCCAACAATTTTACATCCTCAAATGGAAATGATCATTCTGTAATGCCACATGCTGAAAGAACTATAGTCAAAACGGGAGAACATCCAGAAAGTTCTTATTCTAAGCCTCACCAAAGTGGAGCAGAATCTCTGAATCCTTCAACAATGGAGCCTTTATTGCTTGATAAATCACCACAAGGAATAAACCTGAAGTCCAATTTGACATCTAGGAATGGGATACTTGCAGATCAAAATGCTCCTCTCCTTTCTGTTGATTTACCATCGGTTGAATCCTCTTCAATTGCaggaatattaaataatatgggAGGTGCATCTCTTAAACCTGGAATGGGGATTGTAAGTTCCTCAAGGGaaacaaaattcaatgaaaCTGCATTGATCAGTGCTAGAGAGAAATCAGGTGATGCAGCTGGAAACTCAG GTGGGTCTTTAATGAACCATGCTATCATGGATACTGCTCAACTGTTACCATACTCTTCAGGTAGCATGGAAGGTCTAAAGGAAAATGCACCGTTTAGACCTCAAGGTGGAGTGAATCTTCCAGAGTATTCAACTTCCAAATCTTTAATCCCTGAGCAGTCAGAGAtacaaataaaagagaaattcaACATGGCAAAAGGGAATGAAAAACCTTTACAAAATGGCCAGGCCTCGTCAACACAAGGAACTTCATTGTCCTCTCAATTATATTCTGAAGGAGGATTTATAAATGATGCTGCTTTGAAACACCATGAAGTAGGAAAAGGTTCTCTAAATTCTTTGAGCCAAGGAACCTCAAGGCCTGAAAAAGAGAAAGTCAATATAGGAGAAAATGAAGTTAATGCtatggaaaacaaaaatatag GGAATGATGTCATAGTCACCATTGAAAAAGAGCCACCAAAACGTGGAGATTCTGAGATTGTCTGTATTGATTCAGTGGAACCTACAAGCTTGCTGAACAGTACGAACCAGACAAATGCGAGTGAACGAAAAGGTGCTGGAGTAGGTGAATCCTGGCAATGGGAGATTTTAAAAAGCATTGTATATGGTGGTTTAATAGAATCAATTACAAGTCTAGGTGTAGTGTCTTCtgctgctggtgctggtgctggaaCTT TGAACATTTTAGCACTTGGCTTGGCAAATTTGATAGGAGGGCTTTTCATAATTGGTCATAAT CTTGTGGATCTGAAAAATGATCGTTCCAATCAAGTGAATGAGCAGGAGGATCGATACCAAGAAACACTAGGACGAAGGGACAACTTTTCGTTACATGCAACACTATCTATTTTATCATTCCTTATTTTTGGGCTACTGCCTCCTGTCATGTATGGATTCTCGTTTCGGAAGAGTGATGATAGAGATCTCAAGCTTGCAGCAGTTGATGGGGCCTCCCTTTTTTACATCATATTGCTTGCTATAGGTAAGGCCCACATTCAGAGGAAGCAGCCCAAGCCATACATCAGCACTGTATTATACTTCTTCTGCATTGGGCTTATGGCCTCGGGCGCTTCTTATGTAGTTGGGGACCTCATCAGTAAGCTATTGCAGAAAATAAGTGGGTTTGAGTCTAACTTGCCCTTTCCGGAGTTGAAAACATGGGCATCTTATTGA